The Blastomonas fulva genome contains a region encoding:
- a CDS encoding helix-turn-helix domain-containing protein, which translates to MSALPPTIVTPAIEPAKLNAKELEILRLLAEGHTVKSIAAGLNRSEASINERLREARRKTEVGSSRELARLLDAQKIWDRKIDLSSQSPSTDSSDRPPHRHGPWSKGKMMMLIALPLAAAGLLMTSIGAFEDVVAPGSEAVVPAGASPLVGTWSLDVAQIPSAERPRAVTIAFREATEGHWNTRVEIIAPDGSRMTAESTARLDGVAVPVTGNMGFIDSISLRQPEPATLVMTLARDGKRVSTRVYTSAKDAQTMTETIVWAAEGMPDIVTTTFNRTS; encoded by the coding sequence ATGTCCGCCCTGCCCCCGACGATCGTGACGCCTGCGATTGAGCCTGCCAAGCTCAACGCCAAGGAGCTCGAAATCCTGCGGTTGCTGGCCGAAGGGCATACCGTGAAATCAATCGCTGCAGGACTCAACCGCTCGGAAGCCTCGATCAACGAACGCCTGCGCGAAGCGCGGCGCAAGACCGAGGTAGGCAGCAGCCGCGAATTGGCCCGCTTGCTGGACGCCCAGAAAATCTGGGACAGGAAAATCGATCTGTCATCACAGTCACCCTCTACCGATAGCTCGGACAGGCCGCCGCACAGGCACGGCCCATGGTCGAAAGGAAAGATGATGATGCTGATTGCCCTACCCCTCGCCGCCGCCGGGCTGTTGATGACCTCGATTGGTGCGTTCGAAGATGTCGTGGCACCGGGTTCCGAGGCGGTGGTCCCCGCGGGCGCCTCGCCTCTGGTCGGCACCTGGTCGCTCGATGTGGCGCAAATCCCCTCCGCAGAACGCCCGCGTGCAGTCACCATCGCGTTCCGTGAGGCGACGGAGGGGCATTGGAACACACGGGTCGAGATCATCGCTCCGGATGGATCACGGATGACGGCCGAGTCCACCGCCCGTCTCGACGGCGTGGCGGTTCCCGTGACAGGGAATATGGGTTTCATCGACAGCATCTCGTTGCGCCAGCCCGAGCCCGCCACACTGGTGATGACGCTCGCAAGGGACGGCAAGCGGGTGTCGACACGTGTCTACACCTCGGCGAAGGACGCCCAGACGATGACCGAGACGATTGTCTGGGCCGCGGAAGGGATGCCCGACATTGTGACGACGACGTTCAACCGCACGAGCTGA
- a CDS encoding branched-chain amino acid aminotransferase, with the protein MLPFAVEPTSNPTPADARDAALADPGFGKLFTDHMVVVHYDEDKGGWHDAKVTARAPIPMDPASSVLHYAQEIFEGMKAYRLSDGSTALFRPDANARRFNESAARMAMPAVPPELFIESVEQLVRIDSDWFPKVDGGALYLRPFMFASEVFLGVRPAKQYLFITIASPVGAYFKGGVAPVTIWVSQHYTRAAPGGTGAAKCGGNYAASLVAQAEATAQGCDQVVFLDAAEHKWVEELGGMNLFFVFEDGSIITPPLTGTILPGITRNSIIELARGQGLTVREEPYSIDQWRSDAQSGKLRETFACGTAAVVTPVGTVKSPQGSFTIGGNQSGPVTAALRSALVSIQRGDAADPHGWVHRIG; encoded by the coding sequence ATGCTGCCCTTCGCCGTTGAGCCGACTTCAAACCCCACCCCCGCCGATGCGCGCGATGCGGCGCTCGCCGATCCGGGTTTCGGCAAATTGTTCACCGATCACATGGTGGTGGTGCACTATGACGAGGACAAGGGCGGCTGGCACGACGCGAAAGTGACCGCGCGCGCGCCGATCCCGATGGATCCGGCCTCGTCGGTGCTGCATTATGCGCAGGAAATCTTCGAGGGCATGAAGGCGTATCGGCTGAGCGATGGCAGCACCGCGCTGTTCCGCCCCGATGCCAACGCCCGGCGCTTCAACGAATCCGCAGCGCGCATGGCGATGCCCGCGGTGCCGCCCGAACTGTTCATCGAATCGGTCGAGCAATTGGTGCGGATCGACAGCGACTGGTTTCCCAAGGTCGATGGCGGCGCGCTGTATCTGCGCCCGTTCATGTTTGCGAGCGAAGTTTTCCTCGGCGTGCGCCCCGCGAAACAATATCTGTTCATTACCATCGCCTCGCCCGTCGGCGCCTATTTCAAGGGCGGCGTCGCCCCGGTGACGATCTGGGTGTCGCAGCATTACACCCGCGCCGCACCCGGCGGAACGGGCGCAGCCAAATGCGGCGGCAACTACGCTGCCAGCCTTGTCGCGCAGGCCGAAGCCACCGCGCAGGGTTGCGACCAGGTCGTGTTCCTCGATGCTGCCGAGCACAAATGGGTCGAGGAACTGGGCGGCATGAACCTGTTCTTCGTGTTCGAGGACGGCTCGATCATCACCCCGCCGCTGACCGGAACGATCCTGCCCGGCATCACCCGCAACTCGATAATCGAACTGGCGCGCGGCCAGGGCCTGACCGTGCGCGAGGAGCCCTATTCGATCGACCAGTGGCGCAGCGATGCCCAGAGCGGAAAGCTCCGCGAAACCTTCGCCTGCGGCACCGCGGCGGTGGTGACCCCGGTGGGAACGGTCAAATCACCGCAAGGCAGCTTCACCATCGGCGGCAACCAGTCGGGCCCGGTGACTGCGGCGCTGCGTTCGGCCTTGGTGTCGATCCAGCGCGGCGATGCCGCCGATCCGCACGGCTGGGTCCACCGCATCGGCTGA
- a CDS encoding MarR family winged helix-turn-helix transcriptional regulator, giving the protein MPVPSSPSASALFLREDEIRHGVELLFFGYTRLTKSIDDQLAKQGLGRAHHRALYFIARNPDLTVSQLLRALAITKQSLGRVLTELQRRNLIETRSGETDRRQKLLRLTQAGATLEAELFDALRTRLSQAYRRAGQESVTGFWRVLEGLVPEADRALLAELGSERRPG; this is encoded by the coding sequence ATGCCTGTCCCATCTTCCCCTTCAGCATCCGCCCTGTTTTTGCGCGAGGATGAAATCCGGCACGGCGTCGAGCTGCTGTTCTTCGGCTATACCCGGCTCACCAAGTCGATCGACGACCAGCTGGCCAAGCAGGGGCTGGGCCGGGCGCACCACCGCGCGCTGTATTTCATTGCGCGCAACCCCGATCTGACGGTGAGCCAGCTGCTGCGCGCGCTGGCGATCACGAAGCAATCGCTGGGCCGGGTGCTGACCGAGCTGCAACGCCGCAACCTGATCGAGACCCGCAGCGGCGAGACCGACCGCCGGCAGAAATTGCTGAGGCTGACACAGGCGGGCGCGACGCTGGAAGCGGAGCTGTTCGATGCGCTGCGCACGCGGCTGTCGCAGGCGTACCGGCGCGCAGGGCAGGAGTCTGTCACCGGCTTCTGGCGCGTGCTCGAAGGGCTGGTGCCCGAGGCTGACCGCGCGCTGTTGGCCGAACTGGGAAGCGAGCGGCGCCCCGGCTAA
- a CDS encoding NADP-dependent oxidoreductase, with the protein MATMRSVVLKAPIAGLPQPQDFTFADSEIPALGEHQFLIEHRIVSVDPGVRSRLSATGASYAPPIPPGGRIDGFVVGQVTESRNERFPVGTWVTAGGGWASHSIGDGRGYIMPLPDNGLPRSLWLGILGIPGMTSWFGLKRVGAMREGAHVLVTSAAGVVGATAGQLAKAWGAASVVGIAGGQDKCDWLTRECGFDAAIDYKGTDDLAGAIAAAMPKGVDLLFDNVGNAMIDTVLPLMRLNGHIVVSGQVADYSVPHDQRVGITNTAEFIAKRLTMRGLVVFDDIPQFAAAQAEMGGMIRDGKLVYREELFDGLDQLPQAFCGLFTGANFGRRLVRLGDA; encoded by the coding sequence ATGGCAACCATGCGCAGCGTCGTGCTCAAAGCCCCGATTGCAGGCCTGCCGCAGCCGCAAGACTTCACCTTTGCCGACAGCGAAATCCCCGCGCTGGGCGAGCATCAGTTCCTGATCGAACACCGGATCGTCTCGGTTGACCCCGGCGTGCGGTCTAGGCTGTCGGCGACCGGGGCGAGCTATGCGCCGCCGATCCCGCCGGGCGGTCGCATCGACGGGTTCGTGGTGGGACAGGTGACAGAGAGCCGCAACGAGCGTTTTCCGGTCGGGACCTGGGTGACCGCGGGCGGCGGCTGGGCGAGCCACAGCATCGGCGATGGCCGCGGCTATATCATGCCGCTCCCTGACAACGGCCTGCCACGCTCTTTATGGCTGGGTATCCTCGGCATTCCCGGCATGACCAGCTGGTTCGGGCTGAAGCGCGTCGGCGCCATGCGCGAGGGCGCGCATGTGCTGGTGACGTCGGCGGCAGGCGTGGTCGGCGCGACAGCGGGGCAACTGGCCAAGGCCTGGGGCGCTGCCAGCGTGGTCGGGATCGCAGGCGGGCAGGACAAATGCGACTGGTTGACCCGTGAATGCGGGTTCGATGCCGCTATCGACTACAAGGGCACCGATGATCTCGCGGGCGCAATTGCCGCTGCGATGCCCAAGGGCGTCGATCTGTTGTTCGACAATGTCGGCAACGCGATGATCGACACCGTGCTGCCGCTGATGCGGTTAAACGGTCATATCGTGGTGTCGGGGCAGGTCGCAGACTACAGCGTGCCGCACGACCAGCGCGTCGGCATCACCAACACCGCCGAATTCATCGCCAAGCGCCTGACGATGCGCGGGCTGGTGGTGTTCGATGACATCCCGCAATTCGCCGCAGCGCAGGCCGAGATGGGCGGGATGATCCGCGACGGCAAGCTCGTGTACCGCGAGGAGCTGTTCGACGGGCTCGACCAGCTTCCGCAAGCGTTTTGTGGGTTGTTTACCGGCGCCAATTTCGGGCGGCGGCTGGTCCGGCTGGGAGACGCGTGA
- a CDS encoding enoyl-CoA hydratase/isomerase family protein, which translates to MAHEFRIEDQVYTRFTFERDGRVLRAIITSDHPVNGVDGPMHDELARVFTDLQRDSESDIIVLTARGRAFCAGGDFAWFQQQIDDPASFRAIAWDAKRIVTSLLEMEKPLLCRLNGAAAGLGATIALLCDIIVADERALIGDPHVKVGLVAGDGGAMIWPQLIGYARAKELLMTGDMLTATEAKALGLINHAVPGAQLDAKLGEIIAKLQGNPKWAVRWTKTVTNIPLRALAAQMMDAAIGWESVSNYLGDRREAVAAMAEKRAPNLTGE; encoded by the coding sequence ATGGCGCACGAATTCCGCATCGAAGACCAGGTCTATACCCGATTCACCTTCGAACGCGACGGGCGGGTGCTGCGCGCGATCATCACTTCGGACCACCCGGTCAACGGGGTCGATGGCCCGATGCACGACGAGCTGGCGCGGGTGTTCACCGACCTGCAGCGCGACAGCGAAAGCGACATCATCGTGCTGACCGCCAGGGGCCGCGCGTTCTGCGCCGGCGGCGATTTTGCGTGGTTCCAGCAGCAGATCGACGACCCGGCGAGCTTCCGCGCGATTGCCTGGGATGCCAAGCGGATCGTCACCAGCCTGCTCGAGATGGAAAAGCCGTTGCTGTGCCGGTTGAACGGTGCGGCGGCGGGGCTGGGGGCGACGATCGCGTTGCTGTGCGACATCATCGTCGCCGACGAGAGGGCACTGATCGGCGATCCGCACGTCAAGGTGGGGCTGGTCGCGGGCGATGGCGGCGCGATGATCTGGCCGCAGCTGATCGGCTATGCCCGCGCCAAGGAACTGCTGATGACCGGCGACATGCTGACCGCGACCGAAGCCAAGGCGCTGGGGCTGATCAACCATGCTGTGCCGGGGGCTCAACTCGATGCCAAGCTGGGCGAAATCATCGCCAAGCTGCAGGGCAACCCCAAATGGGCAGTGCGCTGGACCAAGACGGTGACCAACATACCCTTGCGCGCACTCGCCGCGCAGATGATGGATGCGGCGATCGGGTGGGAGAGCGTCTCGAACTATCTCGGCGACCGGCGCGAGGCGGTCGCGGCGATGGCCGAGAAGCGTGCTCCGAATTTGACCGGGGAATGA
- a CDS encoding acyl-CoA dehydrogenase family protein, whose product MTLQTFTDEPDHVSALRATLQRFLAEHAPREARQAWDKAARWPRDVYSKLNALGLTALTVPEEFGGAGQDLVAAIAVIEELAAGGPCLAGPFIHTSFYGGMNLSENGSPEQKAEFLPRLAKGELFFAYGLSEPNVGGDLASVETRAVREGDDIVINGAKRWCTGADWADYIYCLVRSGPPEDRYKNLSFVLVPTKAAGVTMQDIEHVNLRYTHSQDVYFDNVRLPVSAIVGGEAMWNKGWKLLAGRALDVEKLEISAVALGIARAAIDEAWGYAQERVQFGKPISQHQAIRHKLVTARTKWQAARHMLYHAAWLANEGRPCSVETSMAKLFVADMGVEIALICQQVMGSYALSDAYEMERHVRDLLGMPIVGGSSDMQKNNLASLMRL is encoded by the coding sequence ATGACCCTGCAAACCTTCACCGACGAACCCGATCACGTCTCCGCGCTGCGCGCGACGTTGCAGCGGTTCCTTGCCGAGCACGCCCCGCGCGAGGCGCGGCAGGCGTGGGACAAGGCGGCGCGCTGGCCGCGCGATGTCTACAGCAAACTCAATGCGTTGGGTCTGACGGCTCTCACCGTGCCGGAGGAGTTCGGCGGGGCAGGGCAGGACCTTGTCGCGGCGATCGCGGTGATCGAGGAGTTGGCGGCAGGCGGCCCGTGCCTCGCAGGTCCCTTCATCCACACCAGCTTCTACGGCGGCATGAACCTCAGCGAAAACGGCTCGCCCGAGCAGAAGGCCGAATTCCTGCCGAGGCTGGCCAAGGGCGAGCTGTTCTTCGCTTATGGCCTGTCCGAACCCAATGTCGGCGGCGACCTTGCCAGCGTCGAGACCCGCGCGGTGCGCGAGGGCGACGATATCGTGATCAACGGAGCTAAGCGCTGGTGCACCGGCGCGGACTGGGCGGATTACATCTATTGCCTCGTGCGCTCGGGTCCGCCTGAAGACCGCTACAAGAACCTGTCGTTCGTGCTGGTGCCGACCAAGGCCGCCGGCGTGACGATGCAGGATATCGAGCACGTCAACCTGCGCTACACCCACAGCCAGGACGTGTATTTCGACAATGTGCGGCTGCCGGTATCCGCGATCGTCGGGGGCGAGGCGATGTGGAACAAGGGCTGGAAGCTGCTCGCGGGCCGCGCGCTCGATGTCGAGAAGCTCGAGATTTCCGCGGTGGCGCTCGGCATCGCCCGCGCCGCGATCGACGAGGCCTGGGGCTATGCGCAGGAGCGCGTCCAGTTCGGCAAACCAATCAGCCAGCATCAGGCGATCCGCCACAAGCTGGTGACCGCGCGGACCAAATGGCAGGCGGCGCGGCACATGCTCTACCACGCCGCATGGCTGGCCAATGAAGGGCGACCGTGTTCGGTCGAGACCAGCATGGCCAAATTGTTCGTTGCCGACATGGGCGTCGAGATCGCGCTGATCTGCCAGCAGGTGATGGGCTCCTATGCGCTCAGCGATGCCTATGAGATGGAACGCCACGTCCGCGATCTGCTCGGCATGCCGATCGTCGGCGGGTCGAGCGACATGCAGAAGAACAATCTGGCGAGCTTGATGCGGTTGTGA
- a CDS encoding acyl-CoA dehydrogenase family protein, producing MKPLESVDPLGHVVAMLLPGIAARGDEIEEARRLPADIAQSLARAGVFNMVRPKSLAGLEMAPLDLVGVLHAIARAEASTGWCAMIGATTAINAAYLPHDVAAEVYADPHSITGGVFAPMGRADDMGDHYKVTGRWQWGSGSANCDWLCGGAMVFKDGELQRFDNGAPYHRMMIFPANEVELLDTWHVMGMKGTGSGDIAVRDAIVPKARSVSLIADKPVEQGPLYQFPVFGLLAMGVASVALGNAAGAMHEIKALARAKKPQGGQRTMAERTVVQTDLMRAEAKLSAAEAFFRESIAECWEGATTRGELLPEERAKLRLAATHATETSADVAKTAFTIGGGSAVYLTSSLQRRFRDAHVATQHIATASSVYELVGRVALGLPTDTGML from the coding sequence ATGAAGCCACTCGAGAGCGTCGATCCCCTGGGCCATGTGGTCGCGATGCTGCTGCCCGGCATCGCCGCGCGCGGTGACGAGATCGAGGAGGCGCGGCGACTGCCTGCTGACATTGCCCAGAGCCTTGCCCGCGCCGGGGTCTTCAACATGGTCCGCCCCAAGAGCCTCGCCGGTCTGGAGATGGCGCCGCTCGATCTGGTGGGCGTGCTGCATGCGATCGCCCGCGCTGAAGCCAGCACCGGGTGGTGCGCGATGATCGGCGCGACCACTGCGATCAACGCCGCCTATCTGCCGCATGATGTCGCCGCCGAGGTCTATGCCGATCCGCACTCGATCACCGGCGGGGTGTTTGCGCCGATGGGCCGCGCCGACGACATGGGCGATCACTACAAGGTCACCGGTCGCTGGCAGTGGGGATCGGGCAGCGCCAATTGCGACTGGCTGTGCGGCGGCGCGATGGTGTTCAAGGACGGGGAGCTGCAGCGCTTCGACAATGGCGCGCCGTATCACCGGATGATGATCTTCCCGGCAAACGAAGTCGAACTGCTCGACACCTGGCATGTGATGGGGATGAAAGGCACCGGCTCGGGCGATATCGCGGTCAGGGATGCGATCGTCCCCAAGGCGCGCAGCGTCTCGCTGATCGCCGACAAGCCGGTCGAGCAGGGGCCGCTCTACCAGTTCCCGGTGTTCGGGCTGCTCGCGATGGGGGTCGCCTCGGTGGCCTTGGGCAATGCGGCGGGTGCGATGCACGAGATCAAGGCGCTCGCCCGCGCCAAGAAGCCGCAGGGCGGCCAGCGCACCATGGCCGAACGCACCGTGGTGCAGACCGACCTGATGCGCGCCGAGGCGAAATTGTCGGCGGCGGAAGCCTTCTTCCGCGAGAGCATCGCCGAATGCTGGGAGGGCGCGACGACGCGCGGCGAACTGTTGCCCGAGGAACGCGCCAAGCTGCGGTTGGCAGCGACCCATGCGACCGAAACCTCCGCCGATGTCGCCAAGACCGCGTTCACCATCGGAGGCGGCAGCGCGGTCTATCTGACGAGCTCGCTCCAGCGCCGCTTCCGCGATGCGCATGTCGCGACGCAACACATCGCGACCGCGAGCAGCGTGTATGAGCTGGTCGGGCGAGTGGCGCTGGGGCTGCCGACGGATACGGGGATGCTGTAA
- a CDS encoding sterol desaturase family protein → MQALINLGIVIATTAFMEFVAWWSHKYVMHGWGWGWHRDHHEPHDNVLEKNDLYAIVGSAISISLFVIGAWLWEPATWMGIGVMIYGAIYTLIHDGLVHQRYFRWVPKSGYAKRIVQAHKLHHATIGKEGGVSFGFVIAEDPVKLKQELKRQREAGIAVVRESAGAY, encoded by the coding sequence ATGCAGGCTCTTATCAATCTCGGCATCGTGATTGCCACCACCGCGTTCATGGAATTCGTCGCCTGGTGGAGCCACAAATATGTGATGCACGGCTGGGGCTGGGGCTGGCACCGCGACCATCACGAACCGCATGACAATGTGCTCGAGAAGAACGACCTCTATGCGATTGTCGGCTCGGCGATCTCGATCAGCCTGTTCGTCATCGGGGCATGGTTGTGGGAGCCGGCGACATGGATGGGCATCGGCGTGATGATCTATGGCGCGATCTACACGCTGATCCACGACGGCCTCGTCCACCAGCGCTATTTCCGCTGGGTACCCAAAAGCGGCTACGCCAAGCGCATCGTCCAGGCGCACAAATTGCACCACGCGACCATCGGCAAGGAAGGCGGGGTCAGCTTCGGCTTCGTGATCGCCGAGGACCCGGTCAAGCTGAAGCAGGAATTGAAGCGCCAGCGCGAGGCGGGGATCGCCGTAGTGCGGGAGTCTGCCGGGGCGTATTGA
- the leuC gene encoding 3-isopropylmalate dehydratase large subunit — MAQAKTLYEKIWDAHVVDQRDDGTAIIFIDRHLVHEVTSPQAFEGLRMAGRKVRRPDLTLAVPDHNVPTTPRVDAAGKRIAIADPESRAQLEALERNAPAFGVPYIDATDVRQGIVHVIGPEQGFTLPGCTMVCGDSHTAAHGALGALAFGIGTSEVEHVLATQTLQLKRSKSMEICVEGDLPPGVSPKDLILHIIGQIGAAGGTGHVIEYRGRVFEQMSIEGRLTVANMSIEAGARAGLIAPDDATFAYLKGRPMAPKGADWDAAVAYWRTLRTDDGAVFDQSVVINAAEIAPSVTWGTSPEDVVPITGHVPDPESFADPSKRAAAEKSLAYMGLTAGTPLSEVPVEHIFIGSCTNSRIEDLRAAAAVLKGRRNAPGIKSALVVPGSGLVKRQAEEEGLDRIFIDAGFEWREPGCSACLGMNPDKVPAGERCASTSNRNFVGRQGPGARTHLVSPAMAAAAAVTGRLSDVRTLV, encoded by the coding sequence ATGGCCCAAGCAAAGACGCTCTATGAAAAAATATGGGACGCGCACGTCGTCGACCAGCGCGACGATGGCACCGCGATCATCTTCATCGACCGGCATCTTGTCCATGAAGTCACCAGCCCGCAGGCGTTCGAGGGGCTTCGCATGGCAGGGCGCAAGGTGCGCAGGCCCGATCTGACGCTTGCGGTTCCCGATCACAACGTGCCCACCACGCCGCGCGTTGATGCAGCGGGCAAGCGCATCGCAATCGCCGATCCCGAAAGCCGCGCCCAGCTCGAGGCGCTCGAGCGCAATGCGCCTGCGTTCGGCGTTCCGTATATCGATGCGACCGACGTGCGGCAGGGGATCGTCCACGTGATCGGCCCCGAACAGGGCTTCACGCTGCCCGGCTGCACCATGGTGTGCGGCGACAGCCATACCGCGGCGCACGGTGCGCTGGGCGCGCTGGCGTTCGGTATCGGCACCTCCGAGGTCGAGCATGTGCTGGCGACTCAGACGCTGCAGCTCAAGCGGTCGAAATCGATGGAAATCTGCGTCGAGGGCGATCTGCCCCCGGGCGTCAGCCCCAAGGACCTGATCCTGCACATCATTGGCCAGATCGGCGCTGCCGGCGGCACCGGCCATGTCATCGAATATCGTGGCCGTGTGTTCGAGCAGATGTCGATCGAGGGGCGGCTGACGGTCGCCAACATGTCGATCGAAGCGGGCGCGCGCGCCGGGTTGATCGCGCCCGATGATGCGACCTTCGCCTATCTCAAAGGCCGCCCGATGGCACCGAAGGGTGCCGATTGGGATGCGGCGGTCGCCTATTGGCGGACGCTCAGGACCGATGACGGCGCGGTGTTCGACCAGAGCGTGGTGATCAACGCTGCCGAAATCGCGCCTTCGGTCACCTGGGGCACCAGCCCCGAGGACGTCGTGCCGATCACAGGGCACGTTCCCGATCCCGAAAGCTTTGCCGATCCGTCGAAGCGTGCGGCGGCGGAAAAGTCGCTGGCCTATATGGGGCTGACCGCGGGAACGCCACTCAGCGAAGTGCCGGTCGAGCACATCTTCATCGGCAGCTGCACCAACAGCCGGATCGAGGATCTGCGCGCCGCCGCAGCCGTGCTCAAGGGTCGCCGCAATGCGCCTGGCATCAAGTCCGCGCTGGTCGTGCCCGGCTCGGGTCTGGTCAAGCGCCAGGCCGAAGAAGAGGGTCTGGACCGCATCTTCATCGACGCCGGCTTCGAGTGGCGCGAGCCGGGCTGCTCGGCGTGCCTCGGCATGAACCCCGACAAGGTGCCCGCAGGCGAGCGCTGCGCCTCGACCTCGAACCGCAACTTCGTCGGTCGCCAGGGCCCCGGCGCGCGCACCCATCTGGTCAGCCCCGCCATGGCGGCGGCAGCGGCGGTGACAGGTCGGCTCAGCGATGTGCGGACACTGGTCTAG
- a CDS encoding N-acyl homoserine lactonase family protein: MAKTLTAATGAALALVFSTHALAQAPQPEVQLWRLDCGTVAANDLNAFSDTKAYTGQSKRLTSSCYLIRHGSDYLLWDTGLPSAMKGKPLDDSQAMDATVTLTIKEQLAQLKVDPARIKYVGLSHYHFDHSGQVADFPSATLIVGKGDWTVLTTDPASYGANPAPFAHWISGGGKVEQATTDKDVFGDGSVTMLRLPGHTPGHSGLLVRLKEKGPVLLTGDLAHFSENYASNGVPTFNVDRADTLASLDRFKKLADNLKATVIIQHEPADVGKLPTFPQAAE, from the coding sequence ATGGCCAAGACACTGACCGCAGCCACCGGAGCCGCACTGGCTCTTGTGTTTTCCACCCATGCGTTGGCGCAGGCACCGCAGCCTGAAGTGCAGCTGTGGCGGCTCGATTGCGGCACGGTCGCGGCAAATGATCTCAACGCCTTTTCCGACACAAAGGCCTACACCGGCCAGTCCAAGCGGCTGACCAGCAGCTGTTACCTGATCCGCCATGGCAGCGATTATCTGCTGTGGGACACGGGGCTGCCATCGGCGATGAAGGGCAAGCCGCTCGACGACAGCCAAGCGATGGACGCGACCGTCACGCTGACGATCAAGGAGCAGCTCGCGCAGCTGAAAGTCGATCCGGCGAGGATCAAATATGTCGGCCTCAGCCACTATCACTTCGATCACAGCGGGCAGGTCGCGGACTTCCCGAGTGCCACGCTGATCGTCGGCAAGGGCGACTGGACGGTGCTGACCACCGATCCTGCCTCTTACGGCGCCAACCCCGCGCCGTTCGCGCACTGGATTTCGGGCGGCGGCAAGGTCGAGCAGGCGACGACCGACAAGGACGTGTTTGGCGATGGATCGGTGACCATGCTGCGGCTGCCCGGGCACACTCCGGGGCACAGCGGCCTGCTGGTGCGGCTCAAGGAAAAAGGCCCGGTGCTGCTGACCGGAGATCTCGCGCATTTCAGCGAGAACTACGCGTCAAACGGCGTGCCGACCTTCAATGTCGACCGCGCCGATACTCTGGCATCGCTTGACCGTTTCAAGAAACTGGCAGACAATCTCAAGGCAACAGTGATCATTCAACATGAGCCGGCAGACGTGGGCAAGTTGCCGACGTTTCCCCAGGCGGCGGAGTAA
- the leuD gene encoding 3-isopropylmalate dehydratase small subunit has translation MQPIDRVEGKAIPFGRKNVDTDIIIPSQWLKTISREGLGAGAFESIRAEPGNIFDDPEFAGAPILIAGDNFGCGSSREHAAWALIDLGITAVIAPSFSDIFSSNAFKNGILTVVLPQEAVDRLMEVAQTDTIHIDLESQTVTTPFQDRFSFEIDPFRKTCLMQGLDEIGLTLGKADAISAYEKKVSADRPWMVPVAA, from the coding sequence ATGCAACCGATTGATCGCGTCGAGGGCAAGGCCATCCCGTTTGGCCGCAAGAACGTCGATACCGACATCATCATCCCCTCGCAGTGGCTCAAGACGATCAGCCGCGAAGGGCTGGGCGCAGGCGCGTTCGAATCGATCCGTGCCGAGCCGGGCAACATCTTCGACGATCCCGAATTTGCCGGGGCGCCGATCCTGATTGCGGGCGACAATTTCGGCTGCGGGTCGAGCCGCGAGCACGCCGCATGGGCGCTGATCGACCTCGGCATCACCGCGGTGATCGCGCCCAGCTTTTCGGACATCTTTTCGAGCAACGCGTTCAAGAACGGTATCCTCACCGTCGTGCTGCCGCAGGAGGCTGTCGATCGGCTGATGGAGGTCGCCCAGACCGACACCATCCACATCGATCTGGAAAGCCAGACCGTGACCACGCCGTTCCAGGACAGGTTCAGCTTCGAGATCGACCCGTTCCGCAAGACCTGCCTGATGCAGGGGCTCGACGAGATCGGGCTGACTTTGGGCAAGGCGGATGCGATCAGCGCGTATGAAAAGAAGGTCAGCGCGGATCGCCCCTGGATGGTGCCTGTAGCAGCTTGA